One window of the Triticum dicoccoides isolate Atlit2015 ecotype Zavitan chromosome 3B, WEW_v2.0, whole genome shotgun sequence genome contains the following:
- the LOC119276264 gene encoding uncharacterized protein At1g03900-like: MASGSEQPQSETEPEAVELVLFQVAECYVYLIPPRKTAASYRADEWNVNKWAWEGALKVASKGEECVIKLEDKSTGELYARAFLREGEPHPVEAVIDSSRYFVLRVEENIDGRQRHAFIGLGFRERTEAYDFQAALHDHMKYLNKKKTAEEMVQHYENTSSVDYSLKEGETLVLQLKNKESGSKTKSAFFEQGLNKLSFNEKTNTKEATVSLKLPPPPPSPVSPTDSGVAMSPFKAEFPSQEQPGTGDAGAAAAPFKAEFPSQEEALDDTVEARAEAAPRNQPAAAEKSKQGSVDDEFDFGDFQAAA; encoded by the exons ATGGCGAGCGGCAGCGAGCAGCCGCAGTCGGAGACCGAGCCCGAGGCGGTGGAGCTCGTGCTGTTCCAGGTCGCCGAGTGCTACGTCTATCTG ATACCTCCTAGGAAGACGGCCGCCTCTTACAG GGCTGATGAGTGGAATGTCAACAAATGGGCTTGGGAAGGGGCACTTAAGGTTGCCAGCAAGGGAGAAGAATGTGTCATCAAACTAGAAGACAAGAGCACTG GTGAGCTGTATGCTAGGGCATTTCTGAGAGAAGGCGAACCACATCCGGTGGAAGCTGTAATTGATAGCAGCAG ATATTTTGTACTTCGCGTTGAAGAGAATATAG ATGGGCGTCAGCGTCATGCTTTTATAGGTTTAGGCTTCCGTGAAAGAACTGAAGCATATGACTTCCAAGCTGCTCTACATGACCATATGAA ATATCTGAACAAGAAGAAGACCGCTGAAGAGATGGTGCAGCACTATGAGAATACATCATCAGTGGATTATAGCCTCAAAGAAGGGGAAACTTTAGTTCTTCAACTAAAAAAT AAAGAAAGTGGCAGCAAGACGAAATCTGCATTTTTCGAGCAAGGCCTGAACAAGCTGTCGTTCAATGAAAAAACAAACACCAAGGAGGCCACAGTGTCCCTCAAACTCCCACCACCTCCACCCTCACCCGTGTCTCCAACTGATTCTGGAGTTGCCATGTCCCCTTTCAAAGCAGAATTTCCTTCCCAGGAACAACCAGGCACCGGGGATGCTGGAGCCGCCGCTGCTCCTTTCAAAGCAGAGTTTCCTTCACAAGAAGAAGCACTGGATGATACCGTGGAAGCTAGAGCAGAAGCTGCTCCTCGTAATCAACCAGCCGCAGCAGAGAAGAGCAAACAAGGAAGCGTGGATGATGAGTTTGACTTTGGGGacttccaggctgctgcttga